A region from the Ichthyobacterium seriolicida genome encodes:
- a CDS encoding F0F1 ATP synthase subunit epsilon, with the protein MHIDIVTLDKIIFSGEVWSVTVPGSKGMFQILKNHAPIISTLEKGIIKLIADKDKIKKISKGDIETYNEENGSFILKINKGVVDVNNNKITVLLN; encoded by the coding sequence ATGCATATAGATATTGTTACACTTGATAAGATTATTTTCAGTGGGGAGGTTTGGTCTGTTACTGTGCCTGGGTCTAAAGGGATGTTTCAAATTTTGAAAAATCACGCTCCTATTATTTCTACTCTCGAAAAGGGGATTATAAAACTCATAGCTGATAAAGACAAAATCAAAAAGATCTCAAAAGGAGATATAGAGACTTATAATGAGGAAAATGGCTCCTTTATTTTGAAAATAAACAAAGGTGTTGTAGATGTAAACAATAATAAAATAACAGTTTTACTCAACTAA
- the atpD gene encoding F0F1 ATP synthase subunit beta — translation MADNIGKITQIIGPVVDVSFETSQNGLPKIYDALEITKDNGDKVILEVQQHIGENTVRCISMESTDGFSRGQSVLSTGAPIKMPIGEEVNGRLFNVVGDAIDGLGDIKKDNGLPIHRPAPKFEDLSTASEVLYTGIKVIDLIEPYAKGGKIGLFGGAGVGKTVLIQELINNIAKGHGGLSVFAGVGERTREGNDLMREMIESGIVKYGEEFDKSLKEGDWDLSKVDKELLKESKSAFVFGQMNEPPGARARVALSGLTLAEYYRDGTLDDGQQGRNVLFFIDNIFRFTQAGSEVSALLGRMPSAVGYQPTLATEMGAMQERITSTKKGSITSVQAVYVPADDLTDPAPATTFSHLDATTVLSRKVAELGIYPAVDPLDSTSRILNEETVGKEHYECAQRVKKILQRLKELQDIIAILGMDELSEEDKLVVHRARRVQRFLSQPFHVAEQFTGLKGALVDIKDTIKGFNMILDGEMDKYPESAFNLVGTIQEAIEKGEKLLNEQ, via the coding sequence ATGGCAGATAATATCGGAAAGATAACACAAATAATAGGTCCCGTTGTAGATGTTAGTTTTGAAACAAGTCAAAACGGACTGCCTAAAATCTACGACGCCCTTGAAATAACAAAGGACAATGGAGACAAGGTAATCTTAGAGGTTCAGCAACATATAGGTGAAAATACTGTTAGGTGCATTTCTATGGAATCTACAGATGGATTCAGCAGAGGACAGAGTGTTCTATCTACAGGAGCGCCGATTAAAATGCCTATAGGCGAAGAGGTAAACGGCCGTCTATTTAATGTTGTGGGTGATGCCATAGATGGGTTAGGTGATATCAAAAAAGACAATGGCTTACCTATACATAGACCAGCTCCTAAGTTTGAAGATCTCTCTACTGCCTCTGAAGTTCTGTATACTGGTATTAAAGTTATAGATCTGATAGAGCCTTATGCAAAGGGAGGAAAAATAGGTCTTTTTGGGGGAGCAGGTGTAGGAAAGACAGTTCTTATTCAAGAACTTATAAATAATATAGCAAAAGGACACGGTGGACTTTCCGTTTTCGCTGGTGTTGGAGAAAGGACTCGTGAAGGTAATGATCTTATGAGAGAGATGATAGAGTCTGGAATTGTGAAATATGGAGAAGAATTTGATAAATCTCTAAAAGAAGGAGACTGGGATCTATCCAAAGTAGATAAGGAACTCTTAAAAGAATCTAAGTCTGCTTTTGTATTTGGTCAGATGAATGAACCTCCAGGAGCGAGAGCTCGTGTGGCTCTATCTGGTCTTACTTTAGCCGAATATTACAGGGATGGTACCCTCGACGATGGTCAACAAGGTAGAAATGTACTGTTTTTCATAGATAATATATTTAGGTTCACTCAAGCGGGATCTGAGGTATCTGCCCTGTTGGGACGTATGCCTTCAGCTGTTGGATATCAGCCTACATTGGCTACGGAAATGGGTGCTATGCAAGAGAGGATAACATCCACAAAAAAGGGATCTATAACGTCTGTTCAAGCTGTATATGTTCCTGCTGACGATTTGACAGACCCAGCGCCAGCCACTACTTTCTCTCATCTAGATGCCACTACAGTACTATCGCGTAAAGTTGCCGAATTAGGAATCTACCCAGCTGTGGATCCATTGGATTCTACCTCTAGAATACTAAATGAAGAAACTGTAGGAAAGGAACATTATGAGTGTGCTCAAAGAGTGAAAAAGATCTTACAAAGACTAAAAGAGTTACAAGATATAATAGCTATCCTAGGAATGGATGAATTATCTGAAGAAGATAAATTAGTAGTTCATAGAGCCAGGAGAGTACAGAGATTTTTATCTCAGCCATTCCACGTAGCAGAACAATTCACAGGTTTAAAAGGGGCATTGGTAGATATAAAAGATACCATCAAAGGCTTTAATATGATTTTAGATGGGGAAATGGATAAATATCCTGAATCAGCTTTTAATTTAGTTGGAACCATTCAAGAAGCTATAGAAAAAGGAGAAAAGCTATTAAATGAACAATAG
- the gatC gene encoding Asp-tRNA(Asn)/Glu-tRNA(Gln) amidotransferase subunit GatC — MKVSIDKIDKLAKLAKLHFNEEEKQIMLDNLNNMVSFIDCLNEVNTDNVEPLVYINQNTNVFREDSPRDWINQEEALKNAPEKDGNYFRLPKFM, encoded by the coding sequence ATGAAAGTAAGTATTGACAAAATAGATAAGCTAGCCAAGCTAGCAAAATTGCATTTTAATGAAGAGGAGAAACAAATCATGTTAGATAATCTGAATAATATGGTGTCGTTCATAGATTGTTTAAATGAGGTAAACACTGATAACGTCGAACCTTTAGTATATATAAATCAAAATACTAATGTTTTTAGAGAGGATAGTCCAAGAGATTGGATAAATCAAGAAGAAGCTCTAAAAAATGCCCCTGAAAAAGACGGTAATTACTTTAGGTTACCAAAATTTATGTAA
- a CDS encoding lysophospholipid acyltransferase family protein, with amino-acid sequence MIIFRFLWRIWYWIVTITVTIFTAPFCFISLFYPPLLARTARGWARLILMLMGFIMRKHGAFPKDDQPYIIVSNHSSELDIYMILLLNPKQTLFIAKAELGKLPIFGILAKRTMILVDRKKLHSRKKSYMKSMETIKNGKSICIFPEGHIPDDYDLLLDRFKDGAFSLSVETNSMIVPVVFPDNKKKFPFIWSKGSPGILNAHIYEPRTGSDRTELKNDIFCLIKGELERLQPK; translated from the coding sequence ATGATAATATTTAGGTTCTTGTGGAGAATTTGGTATTGGATAGTTACAATTACTGTTACAATCTTTACTGCTCCTTTCTGTTTTATATCTCTATTTTATCCTCCTTTGTTAGCTAGAACAGCCAGAGGCTGGGCCCGCCTAATATTGATGTTAATGGGATTTATAATGAGAAAACATGGCGCTTTCCCAAAGGATGACCAACCGTATATAATAGTTTCTAATCATTCATCAGAATTGGATATATACATGATTCTATTGCTAAATCCTAAACAGACTCTATTTATAGCAAAAGCAGAATTAGGGAAACTGCCCATATTTGGGATATTGGCAAAACGCACAATGATTTTAGTAGATAGAAAAAAATTGCACAGCCGAAAAAAAAGCTATATGAAATCCATGGAAACTATTAAGAATGGAAAATCCATATGCATATTTCCAGAGGGACATATCCCAGATGATTATGACCTCCTTTTAGATAGATTCAAAGATGGAGCTTTTAGTCTTTCGGTAGAGACGAACTCTATGATAGTTCCAGTTGTATTTCCCGATAATAAAAAGAAGTTCCCCTTTATATGGTCAAAGGGATCCCCTGGAATTTTAAATGCACACATTTACGAACCTAGAACAGGATCAGACAGAACGGAATTAAAAAACGATATATTCTGCCTTATAAAAGGAGAATTAGAACGATTACAACCTAAATAG
- the yaaA gene encoding peroxide stress protein YaaA, whose protein sequence is MKIIISPAKSMDSETSVPIKKFSNIFFEKESSVLNSILKKKSVDDLSSLMNISKELAELNWDRNHSWEFPFSQETHRQAIYTFNGPVFKSINPYQLESIDYLQENLLILSGLYGILKPLDLIHPYRLEMGTKLSGENFKNLYDFWQEKVSCFIKDLTHKEEIILNLASEEYFKVINSKILSRKIITPIFKELKNGKLKTIPIYSKMARGFMVRFAWENQIKDIEQIKLFKTDGYTFDENLSNDRKIVFIR, encoded by the coding sequence ATGAAGATAATTATCTCTCCAGCTAAAAGCATGGATTCAGAGACTTCTGTGCCTATAAAAAAGTTTTCAAATATTTTCTTCGAAAAAGAATCATCAGTCCTAAATTCTATACTCAAAAAAAAATCTGTCGATGATTTATCTAGTTTGATGAATATTTCCAAAGAATTAGCAGAGTTAAATTGGGATCGTAATCACAGTTGGGAATTTCCATTTTCTCAAGAAACACATAGACAGGCTATATATACTTTTAACGGTCCTGTTTTTAAAAGCATCAACCCATATCAATTAGAATCCATTGATTATTTACAAGAAAATTTATTGATACTATCTGGATTATATGGCATTTTAAAACCTTTGGATTTGATTCATCCATATAGATTGGAGATGGGCACTAAACTTTCAGGAGAAAACTTTAAAAATCTATACGATTTTTGGCAAGAAAAAGTTTCGTGTTTTATAAAAGATCTAACTCATAAAGAAGAAATAATCCTCAATTTAGCGAGTGAAGAGTACTTCAAAGTAATAAATAGTAAAATTTTGTCGAGAAAAATTATCACACCAATATTCAAAGAATTAAAGAACGGAAAATTAAAAACCATCCCAATATATTCTAAGATGGCCAGAGGATTTATGGTCAGATTCGCATGGGAAAACCAAATAAAAGATATAGAACAAATAAAGTTGTTTAAAACAGATGGATATACTTTTGATGAAAATTTATCCAACGATAGGAAAATTGTCTTTATCCGATGA
- the rfbC gene encoding dTDP-4-dehydrorhamnose 3,5-epimerase: MTITNNDGLILLEHSHVFRDDRGLFTEIYNKKKLKDIGLEVDFVQDNYSKSKRGVLRGLHFQCPNPQGKLIKVMRGSILDVVVNMKKSSPFFGKHYKFLLSKENNRMLYIPEYFAHGFLSLQDDTEVLYKCTDFYQPQNERGIIWNDSDLSIDWNLENNKLNNEDLIISEKDKVLSLFKDSIYF; the protein is encoded by the coding sequence ATGACAATTACAAATAATGACGGTTTGATTCTGTTAGAACATTCCCATGTATTTAGAGATGATAGAGGCTTGTTTACAGAAATTTACAATAAGAAAAAATTAAAAGATATAGGTCTAGAAGTAGACTTTGTCCAGGACAACTATTCAAAATCTAAAAGAGGGGTTTTGAGAGGATTGCATTTTCAATGTCCTAATCCTCAAGGAAAATTAATCAAAGTCATGAGAGGATCTATATTAGATGTCGTCGTGAACATGAAAAAAAGCAGTCCCTTTTTTGGGAAACACTATAAATTTTTACTATCCAAAGAAAATAACAGAATGTTATATATTCCCGAATATTTTGCTCATGGTTTTTTGTCATTACAAGACGATACAGAAGTATTGTATAAATGCACTGATTTTTATCAACCTCAAAACGAAAGAGGAATAATATGGAACGATTCTGATCTTTCTATAGATTGGAATTTAGAAAATAACAAATTAAATAATGAAGATTTAATTATATCTGAAAAAGATAAGGTGTTATCTCTCTTTAAGGATTCAATTTATTTCTAA
- the dptG gene encoding DNA phosphorothioation-dependent restriction protein DptG produces MKYLIKSISVVLIMFIIAFVAKSCADNHKIPNREEPIGIGCALEEPEYFYHLSFVLLNLDFNRQDSLTVEIKAVDGIKTIGSFFYLSRNIGTYYKNRLHIVFLPHNNYSSRRIIGKKEVTDSYSIDSAENFVENSNSVVKGKFIEVNDYINKPLWAIFTDDIHKIHNGPDWGFNGYKAKENRKLRGTKRKLSLKVFKNDSVVIFDKNFTVKTEKNLEKTIDNLKTEIFEMQGDKKVTVDDKVLGNSGKNLEDYFNRNPKDIGRVLKINHDKIITLMIYLHSL; encoded by the coding sequence ATGAAATACTTAATAAAGTCAATAAGTGTTGTACTCATAATGTTTATAATTGCTTTTGTTGCCAAGAGTTGCGCCGATAATCATAAAATCCCAAATCGTGAAGAACCAATAGGGATAGGATGTGCATTAGAAGAACCTGAATATTTTTATCATTTGAGCTTTGTATTATTAAATCTAGATTTTAATAGACAAGACAGTCTAACAGTAGAAATAAAAGCTGTAGATGGAATAAAAACAATTGGATCTTTTTTTTATCTCAGTAGAAATATAGGCACCTATTATAAAAACAGGCTGCATATAGTTTTCCTGCCCCATAATAATTATTCATCAAGAAGAATAATAGGCAAAAAAGAAGTCACAGATAGTTATTCCATAGATTCCGCAGAGAATTTTGTAGAGAATTCAAATAGCGTAGTAAAAGGCAAATTTATCGAGGTAAATGACTATATTAACAAACCCTTATGGGCAATATTTACAGATGATATCCATAAAATACATAACGGTCCCGATTGGGGTTTTAATGGTTATAAAGCAAAAGAAAACCGAAAATTAAGAGGTACAAAAAGAAAATTAAGTTTAAAAGTATTTAAAAATGATTCTGTTGTGATTTTTGATAAAAATTTCACGGTGAAAACAGAAAAAAACTTAGAGAAAACAATAGATAATTTAAAAACAGAAATATTTGAAATGCAAGGGGATAAAAAAGTTACAGTCGATGATAAAGTATTGGGTAATTCGGGGAAAAACTTAGAAGATTACTTTAATAGAAATCCAAAAGATATAGGGAGAGTCCTTAAAATTAATCATGATAAAATTATAACTCTGATGATATATTTACATAGTTTGTAA
- a CDS encoding transposase — MILLIELRLRGLCHKSKYNRKIERNHHLERHKNIMRNRLKSNEGQNRRKKRTSDVEPVFGHIKSNRNFKRFTHKGIKKAELEFGLHALAHNLRKKVS; from the coding sequence GTGATTTTATTAATCGAACTCAGGTTACGAGGGCTTTGCCATAAATCAAAGTACAATAGAAAGATAGAACGCAACCATCATCTTGAAAGGCACAAGAATATAATGCGTAATAGGCTCAAGAGTAATGAAGGTCAAAATAGACGTAAAAAAAGAACATCAGATGTAGAACCCGTCTTCGGACATATCAAATCAAACCGAAACTTCAAGAGATTTACACATAAAGGGATTAAAAAAGCAGAATTAGAATTTGGATTACATGCTTTGGCTCACAATCTTCGAAAAAAGGTCTCATAA